One Pseudodesulfovibrio cashew DNA window includes the following coding sequences:
- the fliM gene encoding flagellar motor switch protein FliM has translation MSKILEQDEVDALLRGLSGGDVETETEIPEDDSGVVAFDLANQDRIIRGRMPVLEIVNDRFSRLCTNALANTMRKRVDINPISIDMSKFGDFMRSLPVPTSISIFKMDPLRGNALLVVDSRLVFALVENFFGGAGSQPKVEGRDFTPIEQAIVERVVKIALANMEESWKPVHEVHVEMVRTEVNPQFAAIVPPSDVVIVVTFEVELENAIGSLIVCLPYATMEPIRSKLHASFQSERLEVDHVWINRFKERLMETPVEMVVRLGKTTISGRQLLYLQEGDIILLDTDEDELLEAEVEGVRKFQGLPGRVKGNKSFRVIKEEEIRY, from the coding sequence ATGAGCAAGATCCTCGAACAAGATGAAGTTGATGCCCTGCTCCGGGGACTTTCCGGAGGGGACGTCGAGACGGAGACCGAAATACCGGAGGACGACTCCGGTGTGGTCGCGTTCGATCTGGCCAACCAGGACCGGATCATTCGCGGCCGTATGCCCGTTCTCGAGATCGTCAACGATCGCTTTTCACGCCTGTGCACCAATGCCCTGGCCAACACCATGCGCAAGCGGGTGGACATCAACCCCATCTCCATCGACATGTCCAAGTTCGGCGACTTCATGCGCTCCCTGCCTGTGCCGACATCCATTTCCATTTTCAAGATGGACCCCCTGCGCGGCAACGCCCTGCTCGTCGTCGATTCCAGGCTTGTCTTTGCCCTGGTGGAAAACTTCTTCGGTGGTGCAGGCTCCCAACCCAAGGTGGAGGGACGCGACTTCACGCCCATTGAGCAGGCTATCGTCGAACGCGTGGTAAAGATTGCCCTGGCCAATATGGAGGAATCCTGGAAGCCGGTGCATGAGGTCCACGTGGAGATGGTGCGCACCGAGGTCAACCCCCAGTTCGCGGCCATTGTTCCGCCCTCCGACGTTGTCATCGTAGTGACCTTCGAGGTGGAACTGGAAAACGCCATCGGCTCGCTTATCGTCTGCCTCCCCTATGCGACCATGGAGCCCATCCGCTCCAAGCTGCATGCCTCGTTCCAGTCCGAGAGGCTGGAAGTGGACCATGTCTGGATCAATCGCTTCAAGGAGCGTCTCATGGAGACGCCGGTGGAGATGGTAGTCCGTCTGGGCAAGACGACCATCAGCGGGCGGCAGTTGCTCTACCTTCAGGAAGGCGACATCATTCTTCTCGACACCGACGAGGACGAGCTCCTTGAGGCAGAGGTGGAGGGCGTTCGCAAGTTCCAAGGGCTGCCTGGCCGGGTCAAAGGCAACAAGTCTTTCCGAGTCATCAAGGAAGAAGAAATTCGCTATTAG
- a CDS encoding divergent polysaccharide deacetylase family protein — MDERSQEEKETERTGLDRLLSSLYRPGPLIFLFTLAFAALAGLGYFLLTEETPPPVVVVEEAPAPAEAPRIYEEDTSSDMEDMVKQADLAIIETMKAMDLGLNQMDLLDVEIRRLEGKGYHYQVLQLPAVPNHSLFLKNLKTNLASRLPQAVVEPSAKNELALFINGLPTHRLLLESVPLALPRPEPEGPELAVVIDDIGENLPILKGLLSLDFPVTLAVWPNATHTRESAELVTENRHDLLIHFPMEPQGYPEYDPGDDALFVKMSPEQIRQRVALNVARIPEAIGVNNHMGSRFTTDAPGMKVALAEFKRNGLFFLDSMTTGKSVGRTTAKEAHIPYYERDIFIDNVKDVNAIILQLKKAENVAHKQGHAIAIGHPHRQTLDALRQWGQTRNKAIRLVYLSKMAPQ, encoded by the coding sequence ATGGACGAACGTTCCCAGGAAGAAAAAGAAACCGAAAGGACCGGGTTGGACAGGTTGCTCAGCAGCCTGTATCGGCCCGGTCCGTTGATTTTCCTCTTTACTCTGGCCTTTGCCGCCCTGGCTGGCCTGGGCTATTTTCTGCTGACCGAGGAAACGCCCCCTCCCGTGGTCGTGGTTGAGGAAGCGCCTGCGCCCGCCGAGGCCCCTCGGATCTACGAAGAAGATACCTCCTCCGACATGGAGGACATGGTCAAACAGGCAGACCTGGCGATAATCGAAACAATGAAGGCCATGGACCTTGGCCTGAATCAGATGGACCTGCTGGACGTGGAAATCCGCAGGTTAGAAGGCAAAGGCTACCACTATCAGGTCCTCCAGCTCCCCGCTGTCCCCAATCACAGTCTTTTCCTGAAAAATCTGAAAACCAACCTCGCCAGCCGACTGCCTCAGGCGGTCGTGGAGCCAAGTGCGAAAAACGAACTTGCCCTGTTCATCAACGGCCTCCCCACACACAGACTGCTGCTGGAGTCCGTTCCCCTGGCCCTGCCCCGCCCTGAGCCTGAAGGGCCGGAACTGGCCGTCGTTATCGACGACATTGGTGAAAATCTGCCCATCCTCAAGGGTCTCCTCTCCCTTGATTTCCCCGTGACCCTCGCTGTCTGGCCCAACGCTACCCACACGCGGGAATCAGCTGAACTGGTCACGGAAAATCGGCATGACCTGCTGATTCACTTCCCCATGGAGCCGCAGGGTTACCCTGAATACGATCCGGGCGACGATGCTCTCTTCGTGAAAATGTCCCCTGAACAGATCAGACAGCGTGTGGCCCTGAACGTGGCCCGAATTCCCGAGGCAATCGGCGTCAACAATCATATGGGCTCCAGATTTACCACCGATGCGCCCGGCATGAAGGTTGCCCTTGCCGAATTCAAACGGAATGGCCTCTTCTTCCTGGACAGTATGACCACGGGCAAAAGCGTGGGCAGAACAACAGCTAAGGAAGCTCATATCCCCTATTACGAACGCGATATATTCATCGACAACGTCAAGGACGTGAACGCTATCATCCTCCAACTCAAGAAGGCGGAAAACGTTGCCCACAAGCAGGGACATGCCATCGCCATCGGCCACCCGCACCGGCAAACTCTCGACGCTCTCAGGCAATGGGGACAGACCCGCAACAAGGCCATCCGTCTGGTTTACCTGTCGAAGATGGCGCCTCAATAG